A stretch of Chaetodon auriga isolate fChaAug3 chromosome 21, fChaAug3.hap1, whole genome shotgun sequence DNA encodes these proteins:
- the hccsb gene encoding holocytochrome c-type synthase has product MGASLSTPAAPSVRAEAMMAVPPQGCPMHQEAQPVKVSPPSECPMHQAQPVKVSPPPGCPMHQAEASPAHQDRAYDFVECPMRAAAGANSDIDPANMMPPPNQVPAPDQPFSLSVVREESTIPRHNTEKNWVYPSEQMFWNAMLRKGWRWRDDDLSSHDMTNIIKIHNKNNEQAWQEILKWEAMHATECPCGPTLKRFGGKAKEYSPRARVRHWMGYELPFDRHDWIVDRCGKEVRYIIDYYDGEIDKETYQFSILDVRPAFDSFDAVWDRMKVAWWRWTS; this is encoded by the exons ATGGGAGCCTCCTTGTCCACACCTGCTGCTCCATCAGTCAGGGCAGAGGCCATGATGGCCGTCCCTCCTCAGGGCTGCCCCATGCATCAAGAAGCACAGCCTGTCAAAG TGTCTCCACCTTCGGAGTGTCCTATGCATCAAGCTCAGCCTGTAAAAG tgtctcctccGCCAGGGTGTCCGATGCATCAAGCAGAAGCAAGTCCAGCTCACCAGGACAGGGCCTATGATTTTGTGGAGTGTCCCATGAGAGCTGCAGCTGGCGCAAATAGTGACATTGACCCAGCAAATATG atgcCTCCTCCAAACCAAGTTCCTGCTCCAGACCAGCCCTTCTCCCTGTCCGTCGTCAGAGAGGAGTCCACCATTCCCCGTcacaacacagagaagaacTGGGTTTACCCATCTGAGCAGATGTTCTGGAACGCCATGCTGCGGAAAGG gtggCGCTGGCGTGATGATGACCTCTCTTCTCACGATATGACCAACATCATTAAAATCCACAACAAGAACAATGAGCAGGCCTGGCAGGAGATCCTGAAATGGGAGGCCATGCATGCAAC TGAATGTCCATGCGGGCCGACTTTGAAGAGGTTTGGCGGTAAAGCCAAAGAGTACTCACCCAGGGCTCGCGTCCGCCACTGGATGGG ATATGAGCTGCCTTTTGACCGCCACGACTGGATCGTTGACCGATGTGGGAAGGAGGTGCGCTACATCATTGACTACTACGACGGTGAAATCGACAAAGAAACCTACCAGTTCTCCATCCTGGATGTGCGCCCTGCATTTGACTCTTTCGATGCCGTCTGGGACCGCATGAAGGTGGCGTGGTGGCGCTGGACCTCCTAA